A single Vicia villosa cultivar HV-30 ecotype Madison, WI unplaced genomic scaffold, Vvil1.0 ctg.000364F_1_1, whole genome shotgun sequence DNA region contains:
- the LOC131627463 gene encoding probable E3 ubiquitin-protein ligase RHB1A, with translation MGGCCCSARKTHLHGTPVYYYCPPILEERDSLTSNDVPTDSLTAGLLVGLNVEESTPDTYQSPPAPLPYDTVLGGPALTDSESGRDTVSGSSIKTLITCEDIEESDPKAQAKSPPLSPSKEELLKSNKPQALVIEEEDGCPICLEEYDVENPKTLTKCEHHFHLACILEWMERSDSCPICDQEMIFDEELD, from the exons ATGGGAGGTTGCTGTTGTTCTGCTAGAAAAACTCATCTGCATGGAACTCCAGTGTATTACTAT TGCCCACCGATTTTAGAAGAGCGCGATTCTTTAACCTCTAATGATGTTCCGACCGATTCACTCACTGCTGGATTACTGGTTGGATTGAATGTGGAAGAATCCACACCTGATACTTACCAGTCTCCTCCTGCACCACTGCCTTATGATACAGTCTTGGGAGGTCCAGCATTGACGGACTCCGAGTCAGGCAGAGACACAGTTAGTGGTAGTAGTATTAAAACTTTAATTACATGTGAAGATATTGAAGAATCTGACCCTAAAGCTCAAGCTAAATCTCCCCCATTATCTCCAAGCAAGGAAGAACTGTTAAAATCAAATAAACCTCAAGCACTGGTGATAGAAGAAGAGGATGGCTGTCCAATCTGCCTTGAAG AATATGATGTTGAGAATCCGAAAACTCTAACAAAATGTGAACACCACTTTCACTTGGCTTGCATTCTTGAGTGGATGGAAAGAAGTGACTCTTGTCCTATATGTGATCAG GAAATGATATTTGATGAGGAACTTGACTAG